A genomic window from Bacteroidales bacterium includes:
- a CDS encoding ABC transporter ATP-binding protein → MIELKNIFKWVNSGGNRIFLLKDINLTIQAGEFISIMGPSGSGKSTLLNVIGMLDEFNEGVYNFIGQPVHQLKEKHRSQLYKSHIGFVFQAYHLIDELTVYENIETPLLYQNIKSSERQAAVADILDRFNIVGKKDLFPPQLSGGQQQLVGVARALVAKPRLILADEPTGNLNSKQGEEIMELFKQLNTEDGVTIIQATHSEKNAAYGSKIIHLLDGTIEH, encoded by the coding sequence ATGATCGAACTTAAAAACATTTTCAAATGGGTGAATTCCGGCGGAAACCGGATCTTCCTGCTTAAAGATATCAACCTTACCATACAGGCCGGTGAATTTATCAGTATTATGGGCCCATCGGGCTCAGGGAAATCCACTCTGCTGAATGTAATCGGCATGCTGGATGAATTCAATGAGGGTGTATACAATTTTATCGGGCAACCGGTTCACCAGTTAAAGGAAAAACACAGGTCGCAGCTGTACAAAAGCCATATCGGATTTGTATTCCAGGCCTATCACCTGATTGATGAACTTACCGTTTATGAAAACATCGAAACTCCGCTGTTATACCAGAATATTAAATCCTCTGAAAGGCAGGCTGCTGTAGCAGATATTCTTGACCGTTTCAATATCGTCGGGAAGAAAGACCTGTTTCCTCCCCAGTTATCGGGTGGACAACAGCAACTGGTAGGTGTGGCCCGTGCCCTGGTGGCAAAACCCCGCCTGATCCTGGCAGATGAGCCCACAGGGAACCTGAACAGCAAACAGGGGGAAGAAATTATGGAACTATTCAAACAGCTGAATACCGAAGATGGAGTGACCATTATCCAGGCAACCCACTCCGAAAAGAATGCCGCATATGGTTCAAAAATCATTCATCTGCTGGATGGAACCATCGAACACTAG
- a CDS encoding ABC transporter permease, with translation MFKNILLIALRNLKKDKWYSLLNILGLTIGITFSLFLIFYVTDELNYDRYYDKSDRIYRIASYIQEKDKNTNWTATQLPLAATLKKDFPEVEESARLLNRERTLFKYGEKSFYETKIYYADSTLFDIFGYKFVEGNAKNALNKPNSIVISKTLADKYFGEDSAAVGKSLKTVYDVYQVTGVIEDVPQNSHMRFDMLISFSTILRGNQAGFDNWGSFNNFTYILLKPGVDVDAFNKKLLPMYDKYMAPIFAQYNVKIRYEAQPITAIHLHSDLDGEPEELGSMSYIWIFSAVAFFMMLIACINYMNLTTARSARRAKEIGIRKVTGSSKKQLVLQFLGESLITAFIAVLISAGLVLLLLPYFNSISGKFFTLSTLMQPFNTLLLLSIGLFTGLIGGSYPALYLSSFKPVSILKGALSSASGNVNLRRTLVVLQFSISMIMLICTWVVYSQLAYLRKIDLGFNKEQVMTVTVNTGEDERHKIYAMNNEFRNMPGVKEVGTGSAYPGSGNINLNLFTVQTNTGFVDKGIECYQIDENFMGSLGIRIIKGRNFNSLADTLHSIVVNEALVKHFDWDEALGKRVKFPGDTSGNYLEVVGVMKDFNQKSLYNPIAPLLLFYGPNNNIIQLKLDPGSIKSTISKAESVWKKYFPQLPFEYKFLDENFNSQYVADQKRGKIFAAFSILTILITCLGLLGLTAFTTQQKQKEISIRRVLGSSTLEVVFLITKNYLWLALIAAVIAFPIAYYFMHNWLKVFPYNAGLSVIPFIVSALVIVITAAGTAMYHSAKAAWTNPSKILKTE, from the coding sequence ATGTTTAAGAATATATTGCTCATAGCCCTCCGTAATCTGAAAAAAGACAAATGGTACAGCCTTCTGAATATCCTTGGGCTTACCATCGGTATCACATTCAGCCTGTTCCTCATCTTCTATGTTACCGATGAACTTAATTATGACCGGTATTACGATAAATCAGACCGGATTTACAGGATCGCCTCATACATTCAGGAAAAGGATAAAAATACCAACTGGACTGCCACACAATTACCCCTTGCAGCTACGCTTAAAAAGGACTTCCCCGAAGTGGAAGAGTCGGCACGTTTGCTGAACAGGGAGAGAACCTTGTTCAAGTATGGTGAAAAGAGTTTCTATGAAACCAAGATCTATTATGCGGATAGCACCCTTTTCGATATTTTCGGATATAAATTCGTTGAAGGCAATGCGAAAAACGCGCTGAATAAACCGAACAGCATTGTTATTTCCAAAACCCTGGCTGATAAGTACTTTGGAGAGGATTCAGCAGCTGTAGGGAAATCGTTGAAAACTGTGTACGATGTTTACCAGGTTACGGGGGTTATTGAGGATGTCCCTCAGAATTCGCATATGCGATTCGATATGCTGATTTCCTTTTCAACCATCCTGAGAGGAAACCAGGCCGGGTTTGACAACTGGGGTAGTTTCAACAACTTTACCTACATACTGCTTAAACCAGGCGTGGATGTTGACGCTTTCAACAAAAAACTCCTCCCCATGTATGATAAATATATGGCGCCCATCTTTGCCCAATATAATGTTAAAATCAGGTACGAGGCCCAGCCCATTACAGCCATCCACCTTCATTCGGACCTTGATGGCGAACCTGAAGAGCTGGGGAGCATGTCGTATATCTGGATATTCTCAGCTGTTGCTTTCTTTATGATGCTGATTGCCTGCATCAATTACATGAACTTAACCACGGCGCGATCGGCACGCAGGGCAAAGGAAATAGGCATCCGCAAGGTAACCGGTTCCTCCAAGAAACAACTGGTGTTGCAGTTCCTGGGAGAATCGCTGATCACTGCTTTTATTGCGGTCCTGATCAGTGCCGGACTGGTACTGCTTCTACTTCCCTACTTCAATTCCATTTCCGGGAAATTTTTCACCCTGAGCACCCTGATGCAGCCCTTTAATACCCTGCTTTTGCTGAGCATCGGACTATTTACCGGGTTGATTGGAGGCAGTTACCCAGCCCTGTATCTTTCCTCTTTCAAGCCTGTAAGCATTTTAAAAGGCGCCTTATCTTCTGCTTCAGGCAATGTGAACCTCCGCCGCACACTGGTCGTGCTGCAGTTCTCTATCTCCATGATCATGCTGATCTGTACCTGGGTGGTGTATTCGCAGCTCGCCTATCTCCGCAAAATTGACCTTGGTTTTAACAAGGAACAGGTAATGACGGTAACCGTGAATACCGGGGAAGATGAAAGGCATAAGATCTATGCAATGAATAATGAATTCCGCAATATGCCTGGGGTGAAGGAAGTAGGGACTGGTAGCGCTTACCCGGGAAGTGGCAATATCAACCTCAACCTGTTTACGGTACAAACCAATACGGGCTTTGTCGATAAAGGCATCGAATGCTACCAGATTGATGAAAACTTTATGGGCTCCCTGGGTATCCGGATCATAAAAGGACGGAATTTCAACAGCCTGGCCGATACATTGCACAGCATCGTTGTGAATGAGGCCCTGGTAAAGCATTTCGACTGGGACGAAGCCCTCGGGAAGAGAGTGAAATTTCCGGGCGATACCTCGGGAAATTATTTGGAAGTAGTAGGTGTAATGAAGGACTTCAACCAGAAATCTCTTTACAACCCGATTGCACCGTTGCTCTTATTCTATGGTCCCAACAATAACATTATTCAGTTGAAACTGGATCCGGGGAGCATTAAATCCACGATCAGCAAGGCTGAATCAGTCTGGAAGAAATATTTCCCTCAACTACCTTTTGAGTATAAATTCCTTGATGAAAACTTCAATTCTCAATATGTTGCTGATCAAAAACGAGGAAAGATATTTGCAGCCTTCTCCATTCTCACCATTCTTATAACCTGCCTGGGTTTATTAGGATTAACGGCCTTTACTACACAGCAAAAACAGAAGGAGATCAGTATAAGGAGGGTATTGGGTTCCAGCACCCTGGAAGTGGTTTTCCTGATCACCAAAAACTACCTGTGGTTAGCACTTATCGCAGCGGTAATTGCCTTCCCGATCGCCTACTATTTTATGCATAACTGGCTCAAGGTATTTCCTTACAATGCAGGATTATCCGTGATTCCCTTTATCGTATCGGCATTGGTAATAGTTATAACCGCAGCCGGAACTGCAATGTATCACTCGGCTAAAGCGGCCTGGACCAATCCTTCGAAGATCCTGAAAACAGAATAA